A single window of Halotalea alkalilenta DNA harbors:
- a CDS encoding asparaginase — protein sequence MNQKVLSNYARCQGAVKQAAVGMTLALILSLVPFSANADTAEKPHVVVVGTGGTIAGSGTLATDTSTYKTASVAVDKILEQVPEAARFANVTSEQLFQIGSKSMNEEYMIKLAKRVEALSEDPSVDGIVVTHGTDTLEETAYFLNLTVHTNKPIVFAASMRPSTAISADGPLNLLDAVVIAASPDAKDKGVLVSLNDEIHSARDVSKTNSFKTDTFKSPYGPLGYVVEGKPFFYRNIARPNTVNSQFDIKSIDKLPRVDITYQYTNSDMTAFDAFVKAGAKAIVIAGTGNGNVSDALLPDLQKLSSETILVRSSRTGTGSLYRGASYDGDTKNGFIAVDDQPPVKARLLTALALTQTNDPEAVREILNKY from the coding sequence ATGAATCAGAAAGTTCTATCTAATTACGCTCGTTGCCAAGGCGCAGTAAAGCAAGCCGCAGTCGGAATGACCTTGGCATTGATACTTTCTCTGGTGCCTTTCAGCGCCAATGCTGATACAGCTGAGAAGCCGCACGTAGTGGTTGTAGGAACAGGCGGCACAATCGCTGGGTCAGGCACGTTGGCCACCGACACGTCGACCTACAAAACTGCTTCGGTGGCGGTCGATAAGATTCTCGAACAAGTGCCGGAGGCTGCAAGATTTGCCAACGTCACATCCGAGCAGCTGTTTCAAATTGGCAGCAAGAGCATGAACGAAGAGTACATGATCAAGCTAGCCAAACGAGTCGAAGCGTTGTCGGAAGACCCTAGCGTCGATGGTATTGTGGTTACCCACGGCACAGACACATTGGAAGAAACAGCGTATTTCTTGAATCTGACCGTTCATACTAACAAGCCAATCGTCTTCGCGGCATCAATGCGCCCATCCACCGCTATTAGCGCCGATGGGCCTCTCAACCTGCTCGATGCCGTCGTCATTGCCGCATCCCCCGATGCGAAAGATAAGGGTGTTTTGGTATCGCTCAACGATGAAATCCATAGTGCCCGCGATGTCAGCAAAACAAACTCATTCAAAACTGATACTTTCAAATCCCCGTATGGTCCTCTCGGCTACGTAGTAGAAGGCAAACCCTTTTTCTACCGTAATATTGCCAGACCTAACACGGTGAATTCTCAGTTTGATATCAAAAGCATTGATAAGCTGCCGCGCGTAGATATCACGTACCAATACACGAACAGCGACATGACGGCCTTCGACGCTTTTGTGAAGGCCGGCGCCAAGGCTATCGTAATCGCCGGAACAGGTAATGGAAACGTCTCTGATGCTCTGCTACCTGACCTTCAGAAGCTATCCAGTGAAACCATCTTGGTTCGCAGCTCTCGTACCGGTACTGGGTCGCTCTATCGCGGTGCTTCCTACGATGGGGATACCAAGAATGGCTTTATTGCTGTGGACGATCAACCACCAGTTAAAGCACGTCTTCTGACAGCATTGGCTTTGACCCAAACCAATGACCCAGAAGCTGTTCGGGAAATCCTCAACAAATACTAA
- a CDS encoding helix-turn-helix domain-containing protein — translation MLKVARKSQGLTQSALAALIGLSQSRVSHLTQCPRAERGVTLSLVRCARWVWS, via the coding sequence GTGCTTAAGGTTGCACGCAAGTCGCAGGGGCTGACCCAATCGGCGCTGGCTGCTCTTATTGGCCTGAGCCAGTCGCGGGTCTCTCATTTAACTCAATGCCCACGAGCTGAGCGTGGAGTAACTCTTAGCCTGGTGCGCTGCGCTCGCTGGGTCTGGAGTTGA
- a CDS encoding HipA N-terminal domain-containing protein, with translation MLPDSDAIRRRVAERFRTDSIDPFDLLTAIGRDCVGAVQILEENEEPEGFDRVEALPLSEKDCTKSFGRSLASSRRKAAAQVSGEPTLGERVWTSTCLICVMSKPTMSCVKPGLAM, from the coding sequence CTGCTTCCGGACAGCGATGCCATCCGCCGCCGCGTGGCCGAGCGATTCAGGACGGATTCGATCGACCCGTTCGATCTGCTGACAGCCATCGGACGCGATTGCGTTGGCGCCGTACAGATCCTGGAGGAGAACGAGGAACCGGAGGGCTTCGACCGTGTTGAGGCCTTGCCCTTATCCGAGAAGGATTGCACCAAAAGCTTTGGGCGGTCGCTGGCGAGCAGTAGACGCAAGGCAGCCGCTCAGGTGAGTGGTGAACCGACACTTGGTGAAAGGGTCTGGACTTCGACGTGCTTGATCTGCGTCATGTCGAAGCCGACCATGTCTTGCGTGAAACCCGGGCTCGCCATGTAG